A DNA window from Deinococcus malanensis contains the following coding sequences:
- a CDS encoding S24 family peptidase — translation MQRATGVDLGVMDATLVAEGSADVYPLSAALNPDEPGPAVDHDAIAPGIKKPLLLRADTDEMQGTSAASIRPGSILHIDRMETTPVEGRVYVLTDRDGPHVRLYATTRLGPVFRAENRQYEDVPAAEAHIVGRVVSVATDYDPNLN, via the coding sequence ATGCAACGCGCTACTGGCGTTGACCTGGGCGTCATGGATGCCACCCTCGTCGCAGAAGGCAGTGCGGACGTGTACCCACTCAGCGCCGCTCTGAACCCCGATGAGCCTGGCCCGGCGGTCGATCATGACGCCATCGCCCCTGGCATCAAGAAACCCCTGCTTCTCCGGGCCGACACCGACGAAATGCAGGGCACCAGTGCCGCCAGCATCAGACCCGGCAGCATCCTGCACATCGACCGCATGGAAACCACCCCGGTAGAAGGGCGTGTCTATGTCCTGACAGACCGGGATGGTCCGCACGTCCGTCTGTATGCCACCACCCGCCTCGGCCCTGTGTTCCGCGCTGAGAACCGCCAGTACGAAGATGTTCCTGCTGCTGAAGCCCACATCGTTGGCCGCGTTGTTTCCGTAGCCACCGACTACGACCCGAATCTGAATTGA
- a CDS encoding helix-turn-helix domain-containing protein, with protein MTRKAHTFDQAAEHLGVSRETIRQLVHAGELLCFTVTSHVDARSKRISDAELDRYIAKREDAERQKHGHLHPSTTAHNNA; from the coding sequence ATGACCCGCAAAGCCCACACCTTCGATCAGGCCGCCGAGCACTTGGGCGTCAGCCGGGAAACCATCCGGCAGCTCGTCCACGCCGGCGAGCTGCTGTGCTTCACCGTCACCAGCCACGTGGACGCCAGAAGCAAGCGCATCAGCGACGCCGAGCTCGACCGGTACATCGCCAAGCGTGAGGACGCTGAACGGCAGAAGCACGGCCACCTCCATCCCAGCACTACGGCGCACAACAACGCCTGA
- a CDS encoding S24 family peptidase, producing MQTYFLPRRYAPSKATLIGSVSAGTPLDPNPFNTRKRFNIPMPLRRFEMFVLQVDGDSMTLPDGGGITHGSYVLVDGRDILTDRGHVFAFQLADGAFVVKRLQLHQGRPAMLSDNPLYTPVHLTSSVRNRGRVYATSQDGVTWQTVSYRQFHH from the coding sequence ATGCAGACGTATTTCTTGCCCCGACGTTACGCCCCCAGCAAAGCCACCCTCATCGGTTCCGTCAGTGCTGGAACTCCACTGGATCCGAATCCGTTCAACACCCGCAAACGCTTCAACATTCCCATGCCCCTAAGGCGGTTCGAGATGTTTGTCCTGCAGGTGGACGGTGACAGCATGACCCTCCCGGACGGCGGGGGCATCACGCACGGCAGCTACGTCCTGGTCGACGGCCGGGACATCCTCACGGACCGGGGGCACGTCTTCGCCTTCCAGCTGGCTGACGGTGCGTTCGTGGTGAAACGATTGCAGCTGCATCAGGGCCGGCCCGCGATGCTCAGCGACAATCCCCTCTACACCCCAGTGCACCTGACCAGCAGCGTCCGCAATCGCGGACGCGTTTACGCAACGAGTCAGGACGGGGTCACCTGGCAGACCGTGTCCTACCGCCAGTTCCATCACT
- a CDS encoding helix-turn-helix transcriptional regulator — protein sequence MRMSEVKRLRMERGLSRDELAAKSGVSSLTIRAHELGTVKGTETKTAEAIANALDVPVQALFFHADINMSIYKEESA from the coding sequence ATGCGAATGAGTGAGGTTAAACGCTTGCGTATGGAACGCGGTTTGTCGCGCGATGAACTCGCCGCCAAATCAGGTGTGTCCTCGCTGACGATCCGTGCTCACGAGTTGGGCACTGTCAAAGGTACCGAGACTAAGACGGCAGAAGCTATTGCCAATGCTCTTGACGTTCCGGTCCAGGCACTTTTTTTTCACGCTGATATAAATATGTCCATATACAAGGAGGAATCCGCATGA